The DNA segment NNNNNNNNNNNNNNNNNNNNNNNNNNNNNNNNNNNNNNNNNNNNNNNNNNNNNNNNNNNNNNNNNNNNNNNNNNNNNNNNNNNNNNNNNNNNNNNNNNNNNNNNNNNNNNNNNNNNNNNNNNNNNNNNNNNNNNNNNNNNNNNNNNNNNNNNNNNNNNNNNNNNNNNNNNNNNNNNNNNNNNNNNNNNNNNNNNNNNNNNNNNNNNNNNNNNNNNNNNNNNNNNNNNNNNNNNNNNNNNNNNNNNNNNNaaggactgcagatgctgttggattctgacctccctgcactcgaagtggattttctggagctacagacgcccaattggcgcgatctcaacggagttggaaagtagacatcctgggctttccagcaatgtataatagtccatactttgcccgagatttgatggcccaaaccggcgttgcgaatcagcctcagaattcccagcgtttaacgctggagctggcataaaaattggagttaaacgcctaaactggcatgaaagctggcgtttaactccagaaaaagtctctacacatgaaagcttcaatgctcagcccaagcacacactaagtgNNNNNNNNNNNNNNNNNNNNNNNNNNNNNNNNNNNNNNNNNNNNNNNNNNNNNNNNNNNNNNNNNNNNNNNNNNNNNNNNNNNNNNNNNNNNNNNNNNNNNNNNNNNNNNNNNNNNNNNNNNNNNNNNNNNNNNNNNNNNNNNNNNNNNNNNNNNNNNNNNNNNNNNNNNNNNNNNNNNNNNNNNNNNNNNNNNNNNNNNNNNNNNNNNNNNNNNNNNNNNNNNNNNNNNNNNNNNNNNNNNNNNNNNNNNNNNNNNNNNNNNNNNNNNNNNNNNNNNNNNNNNNNNNNNNNNNNNNNNNNNNNNNNNNNNNNNNNNNNNNNNNNgggcgttagtgacagatgcaaaagaatcactggattctattccggcctgattgagaaccgacagatggatagccgtgccgtgacagggtgcgttgaacatttccactgagaggatgggaggtagccactgacaacggtgaaacccttgcatacagcttgccatggaaggagccttgcgtgcttgaagaagaagacagtaggaaagcagagattcagaagatggagcatctccaaaacctcaacctattctccattactgcaaaacaagtacttatttcatgttcttttacttttcacaatcaaccctgataattattgatatcctgactaagatttacaagataaccatagcttgcttcaagccgacaatctccgtgggatcgacccttactcacgtaaggtattacttggacgacccagtgcacttgctggttagttgtgcggagttgcaaaagtgtgattgcaatttcgtgcaccatagtGCAGTTGGTAGcttgatgtatgctatggtgTGTACACGCCCAGATATTTCACAAGCAGTCAGTATTGTTAGCAGGTTCATGACAAATCCGGGTAAGGCACATTGGGAAGCAATCAAGTGGATATTAAAGTATTTGAAAGGTACCATTGACATAGGTTTATGCTTTAGTGAAAAATCATGTCAAATTAGCGGTTTTGTTGATTCTGATTATGCTGGTGATCTAGAAAGAAGACGTTCTACGACCggttatgtatataaaatacaAGGTGCTCCAGTTAGTTGGCGATCGATGTTACAGGCTACAGTGGCACTATCTACTACAGAGACTGAGTACATGGTAGTAGCAGAAGAGGTGAAAGAAGCATTGTGGCTAAATGGTCTTCTAGATGATTTGGGGTTTCAGCAAGATTGCGTGAATCTGAGTTGTGATAGTTAAAGTGCAATTCATTTGGCAAAAAATCAGGTTCATCATGCTCGTACCAAGCATATTGATGTAAGATATCACTTCGTGCGTGATGTTATAGAAAAAAGGCAACATTTCTCTTGTAAAAGTACACAGATGAAAATCCCGCAGACATGTTGACTAAAGTAGTATCAGGAAACAAATTCCAGCATTGCTTGTATTTGCTCAACATTATTCCATGTTAAGTATTACATGGCGAATAAAAGAACTATGTTTCGTTTGATCCTGGTAAAGGGTACATAGGCAGTCGTTGTCAAGATGATGCAACCAAATACGAGTACTACAATTTGTTCGTTCAAGATTTGAGTCAGTTTTTCAAATTGTGATAATACAGAAACACTAAGAGCAAACTTAGGGAGTAAAATAAGGTTTGCAAGGAGTTTTTAATAGGAGAGAACTTGTAGGGAGTTTTCATAGGAGGATTTTATTCTTGATCATTGAAATTATAGCATAGATGATACTATATATATTTCTGTAGCATTGTAATTGAAACATCatcaaaaataagaaagaaaatgaattcACATCATATTTTCTCATATTGTCTTTGTTATAGTTAGTGCATTATTGTGGGTAATGTTCAATTTCATATTACTTTGTATCTATTAGAAGTCCAAATTTTGCTGCAGACTCAACAGCTCCCGTGCAACTGACGGCGACAATCAGAATCCTGATGGCGGAGGTTGCAGTGGAGGAACCTGGGTTTCCTTCTAGAGAAATGTTTCTCCTTTTGTTGACAACTGGGCATGGTGCGAGAATGAAAGATTGCTGAAGACTCAACCCAACTATTTCATCCATTTTTTTTCTAAGAAACACTCCCGATCTAAAAGGCCCAACCCATGAAGCTGTTGTGCAACCCAACAGCTTGGCTTAGCTAACCATTCCATGAGCGCCTACCTTCTCCTGATCCCTGCACCATTATGCAAAAGATGGTAACACATGTCAAGAAGAGATGCAGCCAGAAAAAATATGTGTAAATCTGTATGAAACTTGATATGTACGCTAGATGATTccttaaaaaatacttttatttttgtccaaTTTCCATcacgtatttttatttaattctccTCATAAAAAATGTGAATCATGAATatctataaatattaattttttaaattaacacaactataatataatctaatataattcaattaatcatattaaaatataatctaaacacaaatttaacataattcacatgcacataaaatttttaatataaatattaaaagaaaataaaataaaaataatttctaacaaaataatataatagaactTTTATATATAAGTAGTGATACTTTAGTAATTTCACTGTTTGTAGGTAATACATGCAGATGCAGTAGATTTGTCTCTGCATAtattgttaatataaaataattttattttaattacataatattatattaataaaaataattatttttaatattgatcaTCGTGAATGGTCATTTAAAACAATAAATGCCATTATACGATTGAATAACGGTAAGTACATCAAAATTTAActctatatttaaatatattaaaagtataattatttatttgaaaaccAATTAACATTTAGTATTCCCGCACCATTTCAACTTTTTATATCCTCAGTCTTTATCATGTTTACCACTGTCGACATGCATCAACTAAGCTGATGATCCCATGATTTGATCCATTTTAGTGGccgataataataattaaaaaaaaaaacaaagaaaacaatatAAAAGAGGAGGGAGAGACATACCAAAATTCTGGGCGCCTTGCTGTTGAAAGTAGAAAGGAAGGAAGGCAGGAAGGCAGCAACTAACTAGGTATTGACACCCAAATCACATTTGTGGCGCGCGTCGTCTTCTTCCTCTCACACCACACCACATCCCTCTCTAActctcttcattttcttcttcttctataacaataataatggacTCTCACAACTCTTGAAACCCCTtctcattctcacccatgatcCCTTCTCTCCCTCATCACCATGGTTATCCACTCTCCCACGCAACCCCCTTCCCCCACCGCCCCCACCACTGCCCATGGAGGCCTTGTCGTCGGAAACTACTGCCATGACGTCCTCATCCGCGACCACCACGTAACTGCCCACGCCCTCGGCGGCGCCCCCTCCTTCATCATCCCCGTCCTCCACTCCCTTTCCCTCCCCTTCCTCCTCCTCTCCAAGGTCGGCTCCGACTTCTCCTATTCCtccgccaccaccaccaccaccctcCACCCCCCAATCGTCGTCTCAACCTCCCAAACTACCGTCTTCCACGCTCACTTCCTCTCCGCTACCCCCGACACCACCTCCCTTCCCCCCTCCGGCCACCCCGACCGAATCCTCAAACGTGTCGGATCATGCGATCCCATAACCCCCTCCGACCTCCCCTCCAATTCCCTCTTCCTCTTCGGCTTGGCTGTCGGCGTCGCCGGCGAGATCCTCCCTGAGACGCTCCAAACAATGCTCGACCTATGCGACGTCGTTTTCGTCGACGCGCAGGCCATAATCCGAACATTCGACCCCGAAGATGGAACGGTGAGCCTCGTGAATTTGAATGAAACGGGATTCTTCCACCTTCTCCCTCGGATCGCGTTCTTGAAGTGTTCGGCAGAAGAGGCGATTTTCGTCGATATTGAGGAGGCGAGGAAGTGGTGCTGCGTGGTGGTCACGTGCGGAAGGCATGGGTGTGAGGTGTTCTGGAAGGACGGGGAGTTGAAAGTGCCGCCTTTTGCGGCGGATCAGGTTGATCCGACGGGGGCAGGGGACAGTTTCTTGGGCGGGTTCGCGGCGGGGATCGTGATGGGTTTGGGTGTTTGGGATGCGGCGTTGTTGGGGAATTTCTTTGGTTCCTTGGCTGTGGCCCAGGTTGGTCCCCCAAAGCTTGATGCCAAGTTGTTTCAGGTttgttgctttttttttattctctttgttCTTATCTTTTGGCCTTGTTGGTTATAAACTTATAATTGAAATAGTAGTGAATAGAAATCATAGGAT comes from the Arachis duranensis cultivar V14167 chromosome 7, aradu.V14167.gnm2.J7QH, whole genome shotgun sequence genome and includes:
- the LOC127740525 gene encoding secreted RxLR effector protein 161-like, producing MVCTRPDISQAVSIVSRFMTNPGKAHWEAIKWILKYLKGTIDIGLCFSEKSCQISGFVDSDYAGDLERRRSTTGYVYKIQGAPVSWRSMLQATVALSTTETEYMVVAEEVKEALWLNGLLDDLGFQQDCVNLSCDS
- the LOC107458366 gene encoding inositol 3-kinase: MVIHSPTQPPSPTAPTTAHGGLVVGNYCHDVLIRDHHVTAHALGGAPSFIIPVLHSLSLPFLLLSKVGSDFSYSSATTTTTLHPPIVVSTSQTTVFHAHFLSATPDTTSLPPSGHPDRILKRVGSCDPITPSDLPSNSLFLFGLAVGVAGEILPETLQTMLDLCDVVFVDAQAIIRTFDPEDGTVSLVNLNETGFFHLLPRIAFLKCSAEEAIFVDIEEARKWCCVVVTCGRHGCEVFWKDGELKVPPFAADQVDPTGAGDSFLGGFAAGIVMGLGVWDAALLGNFFGSLAVAQVGPPKLDAKLFQVVKDEMQKRKIQDFPCLERRGDWLGFRESPDQDQFYESLAATKTVVMSQIQEPDWNLVSSPKESAEQNNSKAKLPLNYVREEPIPSCDGKP